Within Candidatus Desulfatibia profunda, the genomic segment GAATTTCGTCAGCGCTCATCCCCATCTGATAATATCCAGCAACACATCTGACAGTTATTCGAGTCCCAACAATTATAGGTTTTCCATCGGCGATTTTAGGGTCAGATCCAATGTGAGGATATTTTTTCGTTTGTAATGCTACAGTCATAGTATTCTCCCCCCTTTCTTTATGAGATCTTTTCTAGAAATTGGCATTTGGATTTAGGCAACGGCCAGTTCTTTAATTTCTACTCTTAAACCATCAACCTCGGGAATGGGATCGCTGTCCCTCAGCTTAAGAATGATCCATTCTTCCAATACAGAGATCAACTCTTTTCTGCATTCTTCAACTCTTTCGCCATTGGCCCAAACTCCTTTAAAACCAGGAATCTCCGCAAACCAGGTGCCATCTTCCAACTTTTTGTATTCAGCATTTTCAATAGCTTTTTGACAGT encodes:
- a CDS encoding type II toxin-antitoxin system HicB family antitoxin, which codes for MIIEYCQKAIENAEYKKLEDGTWFAEIPGFKGVWANGERVEECRKELISVLEEWIILKLRDSDPIPEVDGLRVEIKELAVA
- a CDS encoding DUF433 domain-containing protein, whose amino-acid sequence is MTVALQTKKYPHIGSDPKIADGKPIIVGTRITVRCVAGYYQMGMSADEI